From Sphingobacterium bambusae:
TTTTGTAGCATCATATTAACCTCATAAAGTACAGACGGTTTGACACCTACCTTGAAAACAGTAACACTAAGCATGTTTTTTCTCTTGCTTAGTTTTTTTGCGATAGCTCAACAATCCGGTTGGGACAGATTGAATAGCGAGTTAGCTAAGCTTAGCGACGACTCGTCTAAAGTTATGGCGCATTATAAAGTATCGACAGAATTGTATAAAAGTGCTCCCCAAGAAGCGAAAGATATAGCAGAAAAAGGATATGAGCTAGCTGTAGAAAACAAAATGGAGGAGGTTGAATTATCTTTTCTTAATGTGATAGGCGTTATTGAATCTAAATTGTACCATTTTGACGAGAGTATAAAGACACATTTTAAAGTGCTTCGCGCGCGGGAGAAACGAGGTGATAAACAAGGTGCTATGCTATCTCTGCTTAACATCGGCAACGTATTCAATATGAGTAGAGATGCGAATCAAGCACTTATTTATTATGAAAAAGCAATGTTGCTAGCTCGGGAAGTGAATGATTTGCGGAACGAAGCCAATATCGCCGTTAATATAGGTAACATTCGTGCGCAAGGCGCCTTGAAGGGCAGTAGCAAAAGCGATGTGATCGCTGCGATATCCTATCTCTTAAAAACCGTCGATTTTTGTAAGCGTAAAGCACCTGAAGTGGATTTATATAATTGCTATATTCTGCTTGGGTATCTGTATCTCAAAAATGAGGATGTCAATAAAAGTGAGTATTACACCGATTTGGCTATTGGTATTGCCGAAGCAGGTGATTTTACCTATGGAATTTGTTACTCGCGGATAAATAAAGCAAATATTTTTGTCCGAAGAGGTCAGTTTGATCTTGCGCAAAAGGAAGTGGACATTATCCGAAGTAACATAAAGAAAAGTGGACTACATGATCTGTACGACGAATTTAGTTCGGACTTTACAAAAATAGCAAAGGCGATTCAGGAAAACGATAGAAATATTGTGCTTACGGACGTCGATAGTGCTACACGCGCAGATAGCGAAGCTGCGGAGTTGATTCGTCTTAAAGTGCGCGAGGAACTTCGAGAAAAATATGACACCGAGAAAAAAGAACTGGAAAATCGGAACCTGCTGTTGGAAAATGCCGCCGTAGAACGCGAATCGCTCTTATTTAAAATCCTACTGGGCGGAGCCGCCGCCTTGTTGCTTATGTTTATCCTCATGTTGGTATTGTTGCAACGCAAGAATCGGCAACTGCATATGGAAAAGAGCAAGGTCGAACAGGCACGAGATGAAGTAAAGGAACAAGCAGAGAAAATACAGCTACAGCACCAAGAGCTGGTTCAGGCCGACCGTTTTCGTTCGCGTATTTTCTCGGTGGTATCCCACGATCTGCGTGCCCCGATAGCCAATTTTCAAGTATTGCTTTCGGTATCCCGTTTAGTAGACTTGCCTGCAGACGATATTAAGAACACCTTGATTGCTATTGGGCAGGAGGTAGAAACGGCGTCTAAAATGTTGGATGAATTGCTCGTTTGGTCGTCGCAGCAGATGAGTAACGAGAGTTTGACTTTCCAACAGCTCAAGGTACATGATTTGGTCGATGAATGTAAATTGCTTTTTGCAGATCGACTACGTATCAAGGAACTGACGCTTTTAAACAAAGTCGATCCGCAGGTTGTTATTTCTGGCGATCTGAAGCGCTTTGAATTTATTCTGCGTAATATCATCAGTAATGCCATTAAATTTAGCTTCTTGGGAAAAACGGTGACCGTATCTCATCAAGAATTAGTGCAGGAAGTAATTATCGCTATCACTGATGAAGGCGCGGGTATGGATGCCGAAAAGCTGCAGAAACTGCAGGGCAGGGATATGCAAGAAAGTTACTTAGGAACATTTCAGGAAAAGGGTGCGGGTATTGGTTTGATGCTTTGTCATGAGTTTGCAAATCGAATGGGCTGGTATATTCGGATGGAAAGTAAAATTGGACTCGGTAGCGTGTTTTATATATGCATACCGAAATAGGGGAGCTTGAGGTATAGTGTAAATGGCAGGCTTGTTCCTATTTTGCTAGCTCGAAATAATGTTCATAGGCTCCCCATTGGTGCATTTTATCTTTTTCTTCAAAAATATCGCACAGTATTCCAGCGTCTTGTGTGCTGTCCGAAAGAAATAAGCTGGAATAGTTTGGAAGATATATGCCAAAGTTTCTATCTTTGCACCACTCCGCAAGGGAGGGACGATTGAAAAGCGAAAAACAGAAGATGGAAAAAGCCTTTAACGAAGGGCGTTTCCACGGTTAAAAGGCCCGAAAGGGCATCGAAAAAAAAAGTTCAACTTTATTTTGCGAAACCGAAAAAGTCTTCTACCTTTGCAGTCCCAACGAGAAGGAGGGAAACAAACAAGATAGTTCGGGCAGCGATGCCACGATATATAAAAAGCCAAAGCGCGACGCGGCGGCGAAGAAAGTTCTTTAAGAAAGATGATCATGTAGCGTAACGAGTAGTCGGAAGATGAAAGTTAGCAATAACAAAAAAATCAACCTGTCAATTACGGATCGTAAGATACAACAAAAAACGATTCCGGTTATTTATTAGTAAATAGCCTGGTATCGAACAATTCATTATTACAATGGAGAGTTTGATCCTGGCTCAGGATGAACGCTAGCGGCAGGCCTAATACATGCAAGTCGGACGGGATCTATCGGAGAGCTTGCTCGAAGATAGTGAGAGTGGCGCACGGGTGCGTAACGCGTGAGCAACCTACCCATATCAGGGGGATAGCCCGGAGAAATCCGGATTAAGACCGCATAATACATCACCTTCGCATGGAGAAGCTGTTAAATATTTATAGGATATGGATGGGCTCGCGTGACATTAGCTAGTTGGTGGGGTAACGGCTCACCAAGGCGACGATGTCTAGGGGCTCTGAGAGGAGAATCCCCCACACTGGTACTGAGACACGGACCAGACTCCTACGGGAGGCAGCAGTAAGGAATATTGGTCAATGGGCGGAAGCCTGAACCAGCCATGCCGCGTGCAGGACGACTGCCCTATGGGTTGTAAACTGCTTTTGTCGAGGAATAAACCTATCCACGTGTGGATAGCTGAACGTACTCGAAGAATAAGGATCGGCTAACTCCGTGCCAGCAGCCGCGGTAATACGGAGGATCCGAGCGTTATCCGGATTTATTGGGTTTAAAGGGTGCGTAGGCGGTTTTTTAAGTCAGGAGTGAAAGACGGCAGCTCAACTGTCGCAGTGCTCTTGATACTGAAGAACTTGAATGCCGTTGAAGATGGCGGAATGAGACAAGTAGCGGTGAAATGCATAGATATGTCTCAGAACTCCGATTGCGAAGGCAGCTATCTAAGCGGTGATTGACGCTGATGCACGAAAGCGTGGGGATCGAACAGGATTAGATACCCTGGTAGTCCACGCCCTAAACGATGATGACTCGATGTTAGCGATATACAGTTAGCGTCCAAGCGAAAGCGTTAAGTCATCCACCTGGGGAGTACGCCCGCAAGGGTGAAACTCAAAGGAATTGACGGGGGCCCGCACAAGCGGAGGAGCATGTGGTTTAATTCGATGATACGCGAGGAACCTTACCCGGGCTTGAAAGTTACTGAATGATCTAGAGATAGATCAGTCCTTCGGGACAGGAAACTAGGTGCTGCATGGCTGTCGTCAGCTCGTGCCGTGAGGTGTTGGGTTAAGTCCCGCAACGAGCGCAACCCCTATGTTTAGTTGCCAGCATGTAATGGTGGGGACTCTAAACAGACTGCCCGTGCAAACGGTGAGGAAGGCGGGGACGACGTCAAGTCATCATGGCCCTTACGTCCGGGGCTACACACGTGCTACAATGGATGGTACAACGGGCAGCTACACAGCAATGTGATGCCAATCTCTAAAAGCCATTCACAGTTCGGATCGGGGTCTGCAACTCGACCCCGTGAAGTTGGATTCGCTAGTAATCGCGTATCAGCAATGACGCGGTGAATACGTTCCCGGGCCTTGTACACACCGCCCGTCAAGCCATGAAAGTTGGGGGTGCCTAAAGCATGTAACCGCAAGGAGCGTGTTAGGGCAAAACCGATAATTGGGGCTAAGTCGTAACAAGGTAGCCGTACCGGAAGGTGCGGCTGGAATACCTCCTTTCTAGAGTGTCCTAATTGACACTCGTTGCGCCACATCATGATCGTTAAGAAAAGAAGAAAGTGCCCACCCCGAGAGGACGTGGATACCGAGAGAAGATGAGAAAGATAAGCTAGTCCCGTAGCTCAGTTGGTTAGAGCACTACACTGATAATGTAGGGGTCAGCAGTTCAAATCTGCTCGGGACTACGGAAAGTAATGCGTATAGCGTATTGCGTACCGCGAATTTTTATGGCGACATTGAAATCGCACTACCCATTACCCACTACAAAAAAGGGGAATTAGCTCAGCTGGCTAGAGCACCTGCCTTGCACGCAGGGGGTCAACGGTTCGAATCCGTTATTCTCCACATTTCAAAGTAAAAATTAAAAAGTAAAAAATAAAAAGACCTACAAGGTTTTTGACTTTTGGATTTTGACTTTTTACTTCGAATCCGTTCTTTGACATATTGAAAGAAAGAAAACACAAGAGAAGACAACAATGGTTTGAAAGTCAAACACTAGTTGTTTGATTAGTAGAACAAAGGCAGCCATATACCTAGCAAAAGGGGTATATGAGCGAAGAAAGTAACAAAGGGCACACGGGGGATGTCTAGGCTCTCAGAGGCGATGAAGGACGTGATAAGCTGCGATAAGCCACGGGGATCAGCAAATGTGACTTGATCCGTGGATTTCCGAATGGGGCAACCTAACATACTGAAGGTATGTTGTATAATACGCGAACGCGCCGAACTGAAACATCTAAGTAAGCGTAGGAGGAGAAAATAATAATGATTTCCCAAGTAGTGGCGAGCGAACGGGAAAGAGCCCAAACCGCTATTGTTACGGCAATAGCGGGGTTGTAGGACCACGAGATGTGATTCGTCGAGCGAAGTGGAACCGGATGGGAAGCCGGGCAATATGGGTGATAGCCCCGTACACGTAAGCGGAACGACGCTAGTGGTATCCTGAGTACCGCGGGACCGGAGAAATCCTGTGGGAATCTGCCAGCACCATCTGGCAAGGCTAAATACTCCTGAGAGACCGATAGTGGACCAGTACCGTGAGGGAAAGATGAAAAGAACCCCGAACAGGGGAGTGAAAAGAACCTGAAACCGTGTGCTTACAAGCGGTCGGAGCAGATTTATTCTGTGACGGCGTGCCTTTTGCATAATGAGCCTACGAGTTACTCTTATCTGGCAAGGTTAAGTCCTTCAGGGACGCAGCCGAAGCGAAAGCGAGTCTGAATAGGGCGCATAGTCAGGTGAGGTAGACGCGAAACCTTGTGATCTACCCTTGGGCAGGTTGAAGTTGCGGTAACACGTAATGGAGGACCGAACCGATAAACGTTGAAAAGTTTCCGGATGACCTGAGGGTAGGGGTGAAAGGCCAATCAAACTGGGAAATAGCTCGTACTCCCCGAAATGTTTTTAGGAACAGCGTCGGCATAGAGTCTAGTAGAGGTAGAGCTACCGATTGGGTGCGGGGGAGTCAAATCCTACCAAATCCAGACGAACTCCGAATGCTACATAGATATGGCCGGCAGTGAGGCTTTGGGTGCTAAGGTCCAAGGCCGAGAGGGAAAGAACCCAGACCATCAGCTAAGGTCCCCAAATATACGCTAAGTTGAACTAACGAGGTCCGGTTGCCCAGACAGCTAGGATGTTGGCTTGGAAGCAGCCATTCATTTAAAGAGTGCGTAACAGCTCACTAGTCGAGCGGCCGGGCGTGGATAATAAACGGGCATCAAGTGTATTACCGAAGCTATGGATTTGTAGCACAAGCTACATCTGGTAGGGGAGCATTCTATGAGGGGTGAATCCGTCAGGTGACTGATGGTGGACTTTATAGAAAAGCAAATGTAGGCATAAGTAACGATAAGGCGGGTGAGAAACCCGCCCACCGAAAGACTAAGGTTTCCTGATCAACGCTAATCGGATCAGGGTTAGTCGGGGCCTAAGGCGCATCCGAAGGGAGCAAGCCGATGGACAACGGGTTAATATTCCCGTACTTTTTATAACTGCGATGTGGTGACGGAGTAGTGACACTGCCGCGAACTGACGGAATAGTTCGTTAAAGTGCGTAGGTATACAGACTGTAGGCAAATCCGCAGACTGTGCTGAAACATGATAGTACCGCAAACCTTCGGGAGCGTGGATAGTGCAGGTAATCAGACTTCCAAGAAAACCCGCTAAGCTTCAGGTTATAAAAACCCGTACCGTAAACCGACACAGGTGGTCGAGGAGAGAATCCTAAGGTGCTCGAGTGAATCATGGCTAAGGAACTCGGCAAAATGGCCCTGTAACTTCGGGAGAAGGGGCGCTGTCTCGCAAGAGCAGCCGCAGTGAAAAGGCCCAGGCGACTGTTTAGCAAAAACATATGGCTTTGCGAAATCGAAAGATGAAGTATAAGGCCTGACACCTGCCCGGTGCTGGAAGGTTAAGAGGGGATGTCATCGCAAGAGAAGCATTGAATCGAAGCCCCAGTAAACGGCGGCCGTAACTATAACGGTCCTAAGGTAGCGAAATTCCTTGTCGGGTAAGTTCCGACCTGCACGAATGGTGTAACGATCTGGGCGCTGTCTCAGCCATGAGCTCGGTGAAATTGTGGTATCGGTGAAGACGCCGGTTACCCGCAACGGGACGGAAAGACCCCATGCACCTTCACTATAGCTTAACATTGAAATTGGGTACAGGATGTGTAGGATAGGCGGGAGATGTTGAAGCGGGTTCGCCAGGATCCGTGGAATCAACCTTGAAATACCGCCCTTTCTGTATTCGGTTTCTAACTCGATCATGTCGAGGACATTGTTTGGTGGGTAGTTTGACTGGGGTGGTCGCCTCCAAAAAGGTAACGGAGGCTTTCAAAGGTAAGCTCAGTACGCTTGGTAACCGTACGTGGAGTGCAATGGCATAAGCTTGCTTGACTGTGAGACCAACAAGTCGACCAGGGTCGAAAGACGGACATAGTGATCCGGTGGTTCTGTATGGAAGGGCCATCGCTCAAAGGATAAAAGGTACGCTGGGGATAACAGGCTGATCTCCCCCAAGAGCTCATATCGACGGGGAGGTTTGGCACCTCGATGTCGGCTCGTCACATCCTGGGGCTGGAGAAGGTCCCAAGGGTTGGGCTGTTCGCCCATTAAAGTGGCACGCGAGCTGGGTTCAGAACGTCGCGAGACAGTTCGGTCCCTATCTGTTGTGGGCGCTGGAAGTTTGAGTGGATCTGACCTTAGTACGAGAGGACCGGGTTGGACGGACCGCTGGTGAACCTGTTATGCCGCCAGGTGTACGGCAGGGTAGCTACGTCCGGAATAGATAAGCGCTGAAAGCATCTAAGTGCGAAACTAGCCACGAGATGAGACTTCCTTATAGGGTCGTTGTAGATGACAACGTTGATAGGTCATAGGTGTAAAGGTTGAGAGACCAAAGCCGAGTGGTACTAATAGCCCGAAGCTTTCCACGCCGGTAGAACGTTGTTGTCTTCCTTCTTTTTCTTTCTTTCAATGCATGTCATCATGCAATTAAAAATTAAAATGTAAAAATTAAAAAGTCCTGTATGGTTTTTTACTTTTGAATTTTGACTTTTTACTTTGCAAAGATATTCAGGTGCCTATATCGGCGGTGTCTACCTCTTCCCATTCCGAACAGAGAAGTCAAGCCCGCCAGAGCCGATGGTATTGCCGTAACAGGTGGGAGAGTAGGTCGGCGCCTAATTTTAAACGAGGCCCCTTCAGGAAACTGGAGGGGCCTTTGTGTTTTATACGCCATCTAGTTCGCAATACGCATTACCCAATACGCACTACTTTCGATTAACAAAACGGCCTTCAGGGAGCCTACGATCCACTTTTCGGCATTTTCAAAGCTGCGCATGCTACGTAGCATGCGTTTCTCGGCAAGAAGATACTTTCCTTTGATGGGCTTCAGGAACTCGTCTTCACCTGTTTTCTTCCAGTTGTAAGATGTTCGGTTCTCTTCCGCACGTGTTTTTTCCGTATCGGAGAACGACGGAATCTGCTTGCGTAGCATCAGGTTTTGTTTGACGGATGTCTTTATTGCACCTTCATAGACATCAGTTATTCATTTGTGCATCAAACGGACAAAGACGTGCTTCAATGTCGGGAAAACAGACGACTGTGCGCCGTTGGCGTTCTTCAGCATCTCTTAGGAATCTTACAAAATGTTTGTGACAACCTTTTGTTTGGGGAAGGTGGGTGTTGTTATAGTTAATTGAATTGTCGGCTAACGAATGCTACGTAGCATTCGTTGGTTGATCTGCGGCGGATCGACGTTGATGTTCAACAATGTAACATTGATCTTTAAGGCATCAAGATTGATGTTCTACAAAGCTATACTGATGTTCTAGAATGGAACACTGATGTTTGAGAGCGAGACGTTGATGTCTGTTGGTCAGGTATTGATGGATGAGGAGATGATTTTGATAGCCATCGTCGGCTTGTCGAGGTTGGAGGAAACCTTATTGATCTTGGACTTTGCGTTATTGTTTTCCGTATATGAAGCGCTGTACGTATGCAGAGGCTGGCTGATGGTCAAGGAGAGCTTTTTGAAGGATGAAACCGATATACTGCAGGAAGTAGCGTGCATATTTTCAATAACTTAATCAATTTTGACAATCTAGGGATAGACTGTAATGATAAAGGGATTAAATTTGAAATACTTATTGTACTAGTATGCTTGTCATAGAATCTCCTTATACCGATGCGTATTTTAATATAGCATCTGAAGAATATTTGTTAAATCGATTCCCAACGGAAGATATTTTTCTACTGTACGTCAATGCTCCCTCGATCATTGTAGGTAAGTTTCAGAATACCTTGGCCGAAATCAACTTGGACTATGTAGAAGATAACAAAATTGATGTTGTGAGGAGACTTTCTGGCGGTGGAGCGGTGTACCATGATCTTGGAAACCTTAACTTTTCCTTTCATACCTTGTTGGGCAACAATGACTTTACCGAGTTTGCTACTTTCACGC
This genomic window contains:
- a CDS encoding sensor histidine kinase, producing MAHYKVSTELYKSAPQEAKDIAEKGYELAVENKMEEVELSFLNVIGVIESKLYHFDESIKTHFKVLRAREKRGDKQGAMLSLLNIGNVFNMSRDANQALIYYEKAMLLAREVNDLRNEANIAVNIGNIRAQGALKGSSKSDVIAAISYLLKTVDFCKRKAPEVDLYNCYILLGYLYLKNEDVNKSEYYTDLAIGIAEAGDFTYGICYSRINKANIFVRRGQFDLAQKEVDIIRSNIKKSGLHDLYDEFSSDFTKIAKAIQENDRNIVLTDVDSATRADSEAAELIRLKVREELREKYDTEKKELENRNLLLENAAVERESLLFKILLGGAAALLLMFILMLVLLQRKNRQLHMEKSKVEQARDEVKEQAEKIQLQHQELVQADRFRSRIFSVVSHDLRAPIANFQVLLSVSRLVDLPADDIKNTLIAIGQEVETASKMLDELLVWSSQQMSNESLTFQQLKVHDLVDECKLLFADRLRIKELTLLNKVDPQVVISGDLKRFEFILRNIISNAIKFSFLGKTVTVSHQELVQEVIIAITDEGAGMDAEKLQKLQGRDMQESYLGTFQEKGAGIGLMLCHEFANRMGWYIRMESKIGLGSVFYICIPK